Proteins encoded within one genomic window of Gigantopelta aegis isolate Gae_Host chromosome 2, Gae_host_genome, whole genome shotgun sequence:
- the LOC121387182 gene encoding uncharacterized protein LOC121387182 codes for MGCGDASGWAKMALIVLIIGMCLHIAGWATPNFMIYETASGVLKVTVGLWRMTSCASGTCQELAVTTIYVNELFNATRAMMTISFLLVIMATVLLFVYVFFNSARIQGLAMVCMWLCFAMGLFTMIGMIIWLAYIPSPFVVSFSLGLCILGMILTLIAGALLIPEVFEPRYRADSDRGYSREGRGWSRGDRGWSRGGMTERGGAPASNRPPVQRSWMDYN; via the exons ATGGGTTGCGGTGATGCATCAGGTTGGGCTAAAATGGCCCTGATTGTCTTAATCATTGGAATGTGTCTGCACATCGCCGGCTGGGCGACGCCGAATTTCATGATCTACGAAACAGCATCCGGGGTCCTCAAAGTGACGGTCGGACTCTGGCGTATGACGTCATGCGCGAGCGGCACGTGCCAGGAACTGGCTGTGACCACCATTTATGTAAATG aGCTGTTCAACGCGACCCGCGCCATGATGACGATCTCCTTCCTGCTGGTGATCATGGCCACCGTCCTCCTCTTCGTCTACGTCTTCTTCAACTCCGCCAGGATCCAGGGACTCGCCATGGTCTGCATGTGGCTCTGCTTCGCCATGG GACTCTTCACAATGATCGGGATGATCATTTGGCTCGCCTACATCCCTTCTCCGTTCGTCGTGTCCTTCTCTCTGGGGCTGTGCATCCTGGGAATGATCCTCACTCTGATAGCAGGCGCCTTGCTCATACCGGAAGTGTTCGAGCCCAGGTACCGGGCGGACTCAGACCGAGGCTACTCGAGGGAAGGTCGAGGCTGGTCGCGAGGAGATCGAGGCTGGTCCAGAGGAGGGATGACCGAGAGAGGAGGGGCCCCCGCCAGCAACAGACCGCCCGTTCAGCGGTCGTGGATGGACTATAACTAA